A single window of Candidatus Methylomirabilota bacterium DNA harbors:
- a CDS encoding RtcB family protein: MKTIPVGDCIWEIPASEKPGMLVPARIYASERLLAQMDRGVFEQVTNVACLPGIVRAALCMPDGHWGYGFPIGGVAAFRADGGVISPGGIGFDINCGMRVLRTTLSEAEVRPRLTELVEALFAAVPSGVGAKGFVRLSEDEFREVMREGSRWCVRRGYGWPEDLAATEAGGCLAGAEPSHVSARAVSRGKDQLGTLGSGNHYLEIQVVPPDGIHDPEVARALGVSEPGQILVMLHCGSRGFGHQIGTDYLRAFDQVMKTYGITVRDRELACAPFRSREGQAYFGAMNAAANTAFANRQVITHRVREVMGRVLGRDPRELGLSVIYDVCHNTAKLERHVVEGESVDLVVHRKGATRSFGPGAPDVPEAYRAIGQPVIIGGSMETGSALLVGTAHAMQETFGSTAHGAGRTMSRTQAKRQVWGETLMKDMRARGIIIRAASKSGVAEEAGFAYKSLTEVVDVVHRLDISRRVVSLAPIGNIKG, translated from the coding sequence ATGAAGACGATCCCGGTCGGCGACTGCATCTGGGAGATCCCGGCGAGCGAGAAGCCGGGCATGCTGGTACCGGCGCGCATCTATGCCTCGGAGCGGCTGCTCGCCCAGATGGACCGAGGGGTCTTCGAGCAGGTGACCAATGTCGCCTGCCTGCCCGGGATCGTCCGGGCCGCGCTGTGTATGCCCGATGGCCACTGGGGATACGGCTTCCCCATCGGCGGGGTCGCCGCGTTCCGGGCCGACGGCGGCGTCATCTCTCCCGGCGGCATCGGGTTCGACATCAACTGCGGCATGCGGGTGCTGCGCACCACGCTTAGCGAGGCCGAGGTCCGTCCCCGGCTCACGGAGCTGGTGGAGGCGCTCTTCGCCGCCGTGCCCTCCGGAGTGGGGGCCAAGGGCTTCGTCCGCCTCAGCGAGGACGAATTTCGCGAGGTAATGCGGGAGGGGTCGCGCTGGTGCGTGCGCCGCGGCTATGGCTGGCCCGAGGACCTGGCCGCCACCGAAGCCGGCGGCTGTCTGGCCGGAGCCGAGCCTTCGCACGTGAGCGCCCGGGCCGTCTCGCGGGGCAAGGATCAGCTCGGCACGCTGGGCTCCGGCAACCACTATCTCGAGATCCAGGTGGTGCCGCCCGATGGCATTCACGACCCGGAAGTGGCGCGCGCCCTGGGTGTCAGCGAGCCGGGGCAGATCCTCGTCATGCTGCACTGCGGCTCGCGGGGCTTCGGTCACCAGATCGGCACCGACTACCTCCGCGCCTTCGACCAGGTGATGAAGACCTATGGCATCACGGTGCGTGACCGCGAGCTGGCCTGCGCTCCTTTCCGCTCCCGCGAAGGCCAGGCCTACTTCGGCGCCATGAACGCCGCCGCCAACACCGCCTTCGCCAACCGCCAGGTGATCACTCACCGCGTCCGCGAGGTCATGGGGCGCGTCTTGGGCCGCGACCCTCGGGAGCTCGGGCTCTCGGTCATCTACGATGTCTGTCACAACACGGCCAAGCTGGAGCGCCACGTCGTGGAGGGGGAGAGCGTGGACCTCGTGGTCCACCGCAAGGGCGCCACACGCTCCTTCGGGCCTGGCGCCCCCGACGTTCCCGAAGCGTACCGGGCGATCGGCCAGCCCGTCATCATCGGCGGCTCGATGGAGACGGGCTCCGCGCTGCTGGTGGGCACCGCCCACGCCATGCAGGAGACGTTCGGCTCGACGGCCCACGGTGCCGGCCGCACCATGTCCCGCACGCAGGCCAAGCGCCAGGTGTGGGGCGAGACGCTGATGAAGGACATGCGGGCGCGGGGAATCATCATCCGGGCGGCGTCGAAGTCGGGCGTGGCCGAGGAAGCCGGCTTCGCCTACAAGAGCCTGACCGAGGTCGTGGACGTGGTCCACCGTCTCGACATCTCGCGCCGGGTAGTCTCGCTGGCGCCGATCGGCAACATCAAAGGCTAG
- a CDS encoding archease, producing MGHYRFLDAVAIADCALEVEGADLDDLFATAAQALAEVMVDPATVAATVERTVTLTAPSLDLLLYDWLAELIFLKDQEEMIFPRVKVRVSEGEPCRLEAVLTGGTIDRKRTALRADAKAVTFHQFAIERRGQGWWARVVIDI from the coding sequence GTGGGCCACTACCGGTTTCTCGATGCCGTGGCCATCGCCGACTGCGCCCTCGAGGTCGAGGGGGCCGATCTCGACGATCTGTTCGCGACGGCGGCGCAGGCGCTGGCCGAGGTGATGGTCGATCCGGCCACGGTGGCGGCCACGGTGGAGCGGACGGTGACGCTCACGGCCCCCTCGCTCGATCTCTTGCTCTATGACTGGCTGGCCGAGTTGATTTTTCTCAAGGATCAGGAGGAAATGATCTTTCCCAGGGTCAAGGTCCGGGTGAGCGAGGGGGAGCCGTGCCGGCTGGAGGCCGTCCTCACGGGCGGGACGATCGACCGCAAGCGGACCGCCCTGCGGGCCGATGCCAAGGCTGTGACCTTCCACCAGTTCGCCATCGAGCGGCGGGGTCAGGGCTGGTGGGCCCGCGTGGTCATCGACATCTGA
- a CDS encoding Hsp20/alpha crystallin family protein translates to MRALAPWTGMTGLRREMDRLFDRFFEGDAGWEALEIGGEWAPKVDLSETKDAYVVRAEVPGVEQKDIQVSLQNDLLTIKGEKTKEKEEKDENYHRVERSYGAFARAMRLPAAVEASKVAASFKDGVLTVTLPKTPAAKGTTIPIKAS, encoded by the coding sequence ATGCGTGCTCTGGCCCCCTGGACGGGGATGACGGGTCTGCGACGGGAGATGGACCGGCTCTTCGACCGCTTCTTCGAGGGCGACGCCGGATGGGAGGCCCTCGAGATCGGCGGCGAATGGGCCCCCAAGGTCGATCTCTCCGAGACCAAGGATGCCTACGTCGTCCGGGCCGAGGTCCCGGGCGTCGAGCAGAAAGACATCCAGGTCTCGCTTCAGAATGACCTCCTCACGATCAAGGGCGAGAAGACGAAAGAGAAGGAGGAGAAGGACGAGAATTACCATCGGGTGGAGCGCTCCTACGGGGCCTTCGCACGGGCCATGCGGCTGCCCGCCGCCGTGGAAGCCAGCAAGGTGGCGGCGAGCTTCAAGGACGGCGTGCTCACGGTGACGCTACCCAAGACGCCGGCGGCCAAGGGCACGACCATTCCGATCAAGGCGTCCTGA
- the ald gene encoding alanine dehydrogenase, producing the protein MIVGVPREIKPGEQRAALTPAGTRALVEHGHQVLVERGVGAGSGIRDTDFVTAGAEAVSLEQVWSAAELILKVKEPIPEEIPRFRSGQVLFTYLHLAPSPALTAALRKADVIAIAYETVQRADGSLPLLTPMSEVAGRLAVQEGASYLSKARGGRGILLSGVPGVPRGNVVILGAGTVGLNASKTALGLGADVSILDVNLDRLRYVDDVFRGQIVTLFSNSYNIARAVERADLLIGGVLITGARAPVLVTQAMVAAMKEGAVIVDVAVDQGGCVATTRPTTLLDPVYTVSGVVHYGVTNMPALVPRTSTFALTNATLPYVLQLAASGPAQAARDNPALAKGVNIWRGRIVHPAVAESVGEVALPLE; encoded by the coding sequence ATGATCGTCGGCGTGCCCAGAGAGATCAAGCCCGGCGAGCAGCGCGCCGCCCTGACGCCGGCCGGAACCCGGGCCCTCGTGGAGCATGGACATCAGGTGCTGGTCGAGCGCGGGGTCGGCGCCGGCAGCGGAATCCGCGACACCGATTTCGTGACGGCAGGCGCCGAGGCCGTCTCCCTCGAGCAGGTGTGGTCGGCGGCCGAGCTCATCTTGAAGGTGAAAGAGCCCATTCCCGAGGAGATTCCGCGATTCCGCTCGGGCCAGGTCCTGTTCACCTATCTCCACCTGGCCCCCTCCCCGGCGCTGACCGCCGCCCTGCGTAAGGCCGACGTGATCGCGATCGCCTACGAGACCGTGCAGCGGGCCGACGGCAGCCTGCCGCTGCTCACCCCCATGAGCGAGGTCGCCGGCCGTCTGGCCGTCCAGGAGGGCGCCTCTTACCTGAGCAAGGCGCGCGGCGGCCGCGGCATCTTGCTTTCCGGCGTCCCCGGCGTTCCGCGGGGCAACGTGGTCATCCTGGGAGCCGGCACCGTCGGCCTCAATGCCTCCAAGACGGCGCTCGGCCTGGGGGCCGACGTCTCGATCCTGGATGTGAATCTGGATCGCCTCCGCTATGTCGACGACGTCTTTCGCGGGCAGATCGTGACGCTGTTCTCCAACAGCTACAATATCGCGCGCGCCGTCGAGCGGGCGGACCTCCTCATCGGCGGCGTCCTCATCACCGGCGCGCGGGCGCCCGTGCTGGTGACCCAGGCGATGGTGGCCGCCATGAAGGAAGGCGCGGTCATCGTCGACGTGGCCGTCGATCAGGGCGGATGCGTGGCCACCACCCGGCCCACCACGCTGCTCGATCCCGTGTACACGGTGTCCGGTGTGGTGCATTACGGCGTCACCAACATGCCCGCCCTGGTGCCCCGCACGTCCACCTTCGCCCTCACCAACGCCACGCTCCCCTACGTCCTGCAGCTCGCCGCGTCCGGCCCCGCTCAGGCTGCCCGCGACAATCCGGCCCTGGCCAAGGGCGTCAACATCTGGCGCGGGCGCATCGTGCATCCTGCGGTGGCCGAGTCCGTGGGCGAGGTGGCGCTACCCCTGGAGTAG
- a CDS encoding xylulose 5-phosphate 3-epimerase, which produces MNGNADTRWTSGYGPIRHTSMTQRRIRAMVEALSRKGGQGDGTPVYELLLAADRIASAGMWLVVHETYARNVYLDGRPLRPEDFKPSPEGHTGGALNMVPAYTGYLAVNALTGTTRAWLMGQGHCVAAVDSVNLLVGNMTRAHAERYSVSDEGLTRYVRDFYSYRLRDDGRQDSPLGSHVNAHTAGGLAEGGYLGFAELQYVHMPLPGECLVVFLSDGAFEEQRGGDWAPRWWRAEDSGLVAPIMIANGRRIDQRTTMSQQGGIAWLLRHLRLNSFDPFVFDGRDPAAFVWAIYEIERRLEAAAAAVKAGQARYPVRLPYGIAVAPKGAGFYGAGTNLAHNLPLGTNPHTDALAARRFNEHARRLRVPPAELAGAAQAFQGHGRTGRPRERDHALATRRVSLLKSPEPVFRQVPADRADGSRGATTSPMAAVDEGFLAVVQANSGLRPRVGNPDEMRSNRMLRTLENLKFRVTDPEEGIPEAVGGAVITALNEEAVASAALGNKGGLNIIVTYEAFGAKMHGAVRQEIIFADELAAAGRPPGWLSVPLVLTSHTWENAKNERSHQDPALAEVLLGEPSDVSRVMFPADYNTAAAVMQAVYRTCGQIWTLVVPKLAVPDRFTGDEASALLRDGALRLDWAGHSPDEARVILTAVGAYQLTEVLRASQRLTERGFAHAVVYMLEPGRFRAARSEGEERHRASPDVVARCYPDTVPARVFLTHTRPQALLGALPPLHTGPDTVALGFTNHGGTLSVQGLLFINGSTWAHCLAAVGRLMGLDRAELLADEERAALDRRRSPHGVVIDEV; this is translated from the coding sequence GTGAACGGTAATGCCGACACCCGGTGGACGAGCGGCTACGGGCCGATCCGCCACACGTCGATGACCCAGCGGCGCATCCGCGCCATGGTGGAAGCGCTGTCGCGGAAGGGCGGGCAGGGCGACGGGACGCCCGTCTACGAGCTGCTGCTCGCCGCCGACCGCATCGCCAGCGCAGGCATGTGGCTCGTCGTCCACGAGACGTATGCGCGCAACGTCTACCTGGATGGCCGCCCGTTGCGCCCGGAGGACTTCAAGCCCTCGCCGGAGGGCCACACCGGCGGGGCCCTGAACATGGTGCCCGCCTACACGGGGTACCTGGCGGTCAACGCGCTCACGGGCACCACGCGCGCCTGGCTCATGGGCCAGGGCCACTGCGTGGCCGCCGTCGACTCCGTGAACCTGCTGGTGGGCAACATGACGCGGGCCCACGCCGAGCGCTATTCCGTCTCCGACGAGGGCCTGACGCGCTACGTCCGCGATTTCTACTCGTATCGGCTGCGCGACGACGGGCGTCAGGACTCACCGCTCGGCAGCCACGTCAACGCCCACACGGCCGGAGGGCTGGCCGAAGGCGGTTACCTGGGGTTCGCCGAGCTGCAGTACGTGCACATGCCACTGCCGGGCGAGTGCCTGGTGGTGTTCCTGAGCGACGGGGCCTTCGAGGAGCAGCGCGGCGGCGACTGGGCACCGCGCTGGTGGCGGGCCGAGGATTCCGGCCTGGTCGCGCCGATCATGATCGCCAACGGCCGGCGGATCGACCAGCGAACGACCATGTCCCAGCAGGGGGGTATCGCCTGGCTCCTCCGGCACCTGAGGCTCAACAGCTTCGACCCCTTCGTCTTCGACGGGCGGGACCCGGCGGCGTTCGTGTGGGCGATCTACGAGATCGAGCGGCGGCTGGAGGCGGCCGCCGCGGCGGTCAAAGCCGGGCAGGCCAGATACCCCGTGCGCCTGCCCTACGGGATCGCGGTCGCCCCGAAGGGTGCGGGCTTTTATGGCGCCGGGACCAACCTCGCCCACAACTTGCCTCTCGGCACGAACCCGCACACCGATGCCCTGGCGGCCCGACGCTTCAACGAGCACGCGCGGCGGCTCCGGGTGCCGCCGGCCGAGCTCGCGGGGGCCGCCCAGGCGTTCCAGGGCCACGGCCGCACCGGGCGCCCCCGCGAGCGCGATCACGCGCTGGCCACCCGTCGCGTGAGCCTCCTGAAGTCGCCCGAACCCGTGTTCCGGCAGGTTCCAGCGGATCGCGCCGACGGGTCCCGAGGAGCCACAACCAGTCCCATGGCCGCTGTCGACGAGGGCTTCCTCGCCGTCGTCCAGGCCAACTCCGGGCTCAGACCGCGGGTGGGCAACCCGGACGAGATGCGCAGCAACCGCATGCTCCGGACGCTGGAGAACCTCAAGTTCCGCGTCACCGATCCCGAGGAAGGAATCCCGGAGGCGGTCGGGGGCGCGGTGATCACGGCGCTCAACGAGGAAGCCGTGGCCTCGGCGGCGCTGGGCAACAAGGGCGGCCTCAACATCATCGTCACGTACGAGGCCTTCGGGGCCAAGATGCACGGCGCCGTCCGTCAGGAAATCATCTTCGCAGACGAGCTCGCCGCGGCCGGCCGGCCGCCGGGCTGGCTCTCGGTGCCGCTGGTCCTGACCTCACACACCTGGGAGAACGCCAAGAACGAGCGGTCCCATCAGGATCCGGCGCTGGCGGAAGTTCTCCTGGGCGAGCCGTCGGACGTCTCCCGCGTGATGTTCCCCGCGGACTACAACACGGCCGCCGCGGTGATGCAGGCTGTCTACCGGACGTGCGGCCAGATCTGGACGCTCGTCGTCCCCAAGCTGGCGGTGCCCGACCGCTTCACCGGCGACGAGGCGAGCGCCCTGTTGCGCGACGGCGCCCTGCGGCTCGACTGGGCCGGCCACTCCCCCGACGAGGCGCGCGTGATCCTGACCGCCGTGGGCGCGTATCAGCTGACCGAGGTCCTCCGCGCGTCGCAGCGCCTGACCGAGCGAGGCTTCGCCCACGCCGTGGTGTACATGCTCGAGCCCGGACGCTTCCGGGCGGCCCGCAGCGAGGGCGAGGAGCGCCATCGGGCCTCCCCGGACGTCGTGGCCCGCTGTTACCCGGACACCGTGCCGGCGCGGGTCTTCCTCACCCATACGCGTCCCCAGGCGCTCCTCGGCGCCCTGCCGCCGCTGCACACGGGCCCGGACACGGTCGCGCTGGGCTTCACGAATCACGGAGGGACGTTGAGCGTGCAGGGCCTGCTCTTCATCAACGGCTCGACGTGGGCGCATTGTCTGGCTGCCGTCGGCCGGCTGATGGGGCTCGACCGGGCCGAGCTGCTCGCCGACGAAGAGAGGGCCGCGCTCGACCGCCGCCGCTCCCCTCACGGCGTCGTCATCGACGAGGTCTGA